In one window of Neisseria subflava DNA:
- a CDS encoding polynucleotide adenylyltransferase PcnB, whose translation MLKKWLHKVLPKKHVKSLPEKEIIPLEQHGIRADMLSFAAEKIAKRLHEAGFQAYVVGGAVRDLLLGVEPKDFDIATDATPEQIRKVFRRSRIIGRRFQIVHVMIGPETIEVTTFRGGDKVQQNAQGRIMKDNTYGSIEEDAMRRDFTCNALYYDPIKEEIWDFHQGVADVADKKLVMIGDPAERYQEDPVRILRAVRLSGKLGFEVEEQTALPIAEYAGRLKNEPVARLFDEILKILFSGHSRACLKRLNELGIPEGIHPLLDALKTAEAADKRMILLALKNTDERIRADKSVSVGFVLAAVLWPTLNVMWQRNLSNGQKSVPALMDAMNTMRDTVEKGWGVPQRFSATMREIWQFQPQFDNMRGARLYRLLSQARFRAAYDFLILRSEVGEVDKEMASWWTTFQHADEETRQQMTATNDHKRQKQNGSTDGKPKRRRRRPKKKTTEAE comes from the coding sequence ATGTTAAAAAAATGGCTGCATAAAGTGTTGCCTAAAAAACACGTCAAATCGTTGCCTGAAAAGGAAATTATCCCGCTTGAGCAACACGGTATCCGCGCGGATATGTTGAGCTTTGCCGCGGAGAAAATTGCCAAACGCCTGCATGAAGCCGGTTTTCAGGCTTATGTTGTGGGTGGTGCCGTTCGGGATTTGTTGCTCGGGGTTGAGCCCAAAGACTTTGATATCGCAACCGATGCCACGCCGGAGCAAATCCGCAAAGTATTCCGCCGCAGCCGCATTATCGGCCGCCGTTTCCAAATCGTTCATGTGATGATCGGACCTGAAACCATTGAAGTCACGACGTTCCGCGGTGGCGATAAGGTTCAGCAAAATGCGCAAGGCCGTATTATGAAGGACAATACTTACGGCAGTATTGAAGAAGATGCCATGCGGCGCGACTTTACTTGCAATGCGCTGTATTACGACCCGATTAAAGAGGAAATTTGGGATTTCCATCAGGGCGTGGCTGATGTTGCCGATAAAAAATTGGTGATGATAGGCGATCCTGCCGAACGCTATCAGGAAGATCCTGTCCGTATTCTTCGCGCTGTACGTTTATCGGGCAAGTTGGGCTTTGAAGTGGAAGAGCAAACGGCTTTGCCGATTGCCGAATATGCAGGCCGTCTGAAAAATGAGCCTGTTGCCCGTCTTTTTGACGAAATTCTGAAAATCCTGTTTTCTGGTCATTCCCGTGCCTGTTTGAAACGGTTGAACGAGTTGGGCATTCCCGAAGGCATCCATCCGCTTTTAGATGCCTTGAAAACTGCTGAAGCGGCCGATAAACGTATGATTCTGTTGGCGTTGAAAAATACCGACGAACGTATCCGTGCGGATAAGTCCGTTTCCGTTGGTTTCGTATTGGCGGCGGTATTGTGGCCGACACTAAATGTTATGTGGCAACGAAATCTGAGTAATGGACAAAAATCAGTCCCTGCATTGATGGATGCGATGAACACTATGCGGGATACGGTAGAGAAAGGTTGGGGCGTGCCGCAACGATTTTCTGCAACCATGCGTGAAATCTGGCAATTTCAGCCGCAATTTGACAATATGCGCGGCGCACGCCTGTATCGCCTGCTATCACAAGCCCGTTTCCGAGCCGCTTATGATTTCCTGATTTTGCGTAGCGAGGTTGGCGAGGTTGATAAAGAGATGGCTTCTTGGTGGACAACTTTCCAACATGCCGATGAGGAAACCCGTCAGCAAATGACTGCGACCAATGATCACAAACGTCAGAAACAAAATGGATCAACTGATGGAAAACCCAAACGTCGCCGCCGTCGTCCGAAAAAGAAAACCACTGAGGCTGAATAA
- a CDS encoding NAD-dependent succinate-semialdehyde dehydrogenase: MKTFSQLLNHPDISFSPISDGLKVGNPATGEALAFVRKTDSDGLKLLIQKAEAVQKLWAAKTALERADVLWRWYFLIKENKEELAHIMTMEQGKSLTEARGEMDYAASFVRWFAEEARRIDGDVLTSVKASQKLVVLKQPIGVTAAITPWNFPSAMIARKAAPALAVGCAMIVKPASLTPLSAYALALLAYEAGVPQDLLPVVSGRASEISHEFATNPTVRKISFTGSTEVGAKIFADSAADIKKLSLELGGNAPFIVFDDADLDKAVEGALSSKFRNSGQTCVCTNRVYAQSGIYDEFCRKLSEKVAALKLGNGLEDGVNQGPLIEEKAVEKVEQHIADALAKGASCLTGGKRSALGGTFFEPTVLSGVTAQMAVAREETFGPLCPVFRFETEAEVIEAANNTEYGLAAYLFTSDTARQWRVGEALEYGMVGINTGLISNEVAPFGGVKRSGLGREGSKYGADEYLELKYLCIDVAE, from the coding sequence ATGAAAACCTTTTCCCAACTGCTCAACCACCCCGATATTTCCTTTTCCCCGATTTCAGACGGCCTCAAAGTTGGCAATCCGGCAACGGGCGAGGCTTTGGCATTTGTCCGTAAGACTGATTCAGACGGCCTGAAGCTTTTGATTCAAAAGGCAGAGGCGGTACAAAAATTATGGGCGGCAAAAACTGCGTTGGAGCGTGCCGATGTGTTGTGGCGTTGGTATTTTTTGATTAAAGAAAACAAAGAAGAGCTGGCGCACATCATGACGATGGAACAGGGCAAAAGCCTGACCGAAGCTCGCGGCGAGATGGATTATGCGGCTTCGTTTGTGCGCTGGTTTGCCGAAGAGGCGAGGCGGATTGACGGCGATGTGCTGACAAGTGTGAAGGCGTCGCAAAAACTGGTCGTGTTGAAACAGCCCATCGGCGTTACCGCCGCGATTACGCCGTGGAACTTCCCATCTGCGATGATTGCGCGCAAGGCTGCGCCTGCTTTGGCGGTGGGCTGCGCGATGATAGTCAAACCTGCGTCGCTCACGCCTCTGAGCGCGTATGCGCTGGCCTTGCTGGCTTACGAAGCAGGTGTGCCGCAGGATTTGCTCCCCGTCGTCAGCGGCCGCGCTTCGGAAATCAGCCATGAATTTGCCACGAATCCGACCGTGCGCAAAATCAGCTTTACGGGTTCGACCGAAGTCGGTGCAAAAATTTTTGCTGACAGCGCGGCAGACATTAAAAAACTGAGTTTGGAGCTGGGCGGCAACGCGCCGTTTATCGTGTTTGACGATGCCGATTTGGACAAAGCCGTCGAAGGCGCGCTGTCCAGCAAGTTCCGCAACAGCGGTCAGACCTGCGTCTGCACCAACCGCGTTTACGCTCAATCCGGCATTTACGACGAATTTTGCCGCAAATTAAGTGAAAAAGTGGCCGCGCTCAAATTGGGCAACGGCTTGGAGGATGGTGTGAACCAAGGGCCGCTGATTGAGGAAAAAGCAGTGGAGAAAGTCGAGCAGCACATCGCCGACGCATTGGCTAAAGGCGCAAGTTGTCTGACCGGCGGTAAACGGAGCGCATTGGGCGGAACGTTTTTTGAGCCGACTGTTTTAAGCGGCGTTACGGCGCAAATGGCGGTAGCTCGCGAGGAAACCTTCGGGCCTTTGTGTCCGGTGTTCCGTTTTGAAACCGAAGCCGAAGTCATCGAGGCTGCGAACAATACGGAATACGGTTTGGCAGCTTACCTTTTCACCTCCGACACTGCCCGCCAATGGCGCGTCGGCGAAGCCTTGGAATACGGCATGGTCGGCATCAATACGGGCTTAATCAGTAATGAAGTAGCACCGTTTGGCGGCGTGAAACGCAGCGGTTTGGGACGTGAAGGCAGTAAATATGGTGCGGATGAGTATTTGGAACTGAAATATTTGTGCATTGATGTAGCGGAATAA
- a CDS encoding class I SAM-dependent methyltransferase, protein MTTNTHNTDPALQHYLNSIGQSEHPVLTALRERTQSHRLGKMAIAQEQAAMLVWLAKLLNAKKYLEVGVFTGYSSTAMALALPEDGKITACDINVTFTDIARETWQAAGVAHKISLHLQPALLTLDDLIAQGESESYDLALIDADKPPTPQYFERCLQLVRSGGVIAIDNILLGGRVMNEAAENDPPSLDILRHFNQNLPHDTRIIPITLPVGDGLTLLLKK, encoded by the coding sequence ATGACGACCAACACGCACAATACCGATCCGGCATTACAACATTACCTCAACAGCATCGGTCAATCCGAACATCCCGTTTTGACCGCATTGCGTGAGCGTACCCAATCACATCGTCTGGGAAAGATGGCCATAGCCCAAGAGCAGGCGGCCATGTTGGTGTGGCTAGCCAAATTATTGAATGCCAAAAAATATTTGGAAGTTGGCGTCTTTACCGGTTACAGCAGCACCGCCATGGCGCTTGCCCTCCCCGAAGACGGCAAAATCACGGCTTGCGACATCAATGTAACCTTTACCGATATTGCCCGCGAAACATGGCAGGCAGCAGGCGTAGCGCATAAAATCTCGCTTCATCTGCAACCGGCTTTACTGACTCTGGACGATTTGATTGCGCAAGGCGAATCGGAAAGCTACGACTTGGCACTTATCGATGCCGACAAACCGCCTACGCCGCAATATTTTGAACGCTGTTTGCAACTGGTACGGAGCGGCGGCGTGATTGCCATCGACAATATCTTGTTGGGTGGACGCGTCATGAATGAAGCTGCCGAAAACGATCCGCCCAGCTTGGATATCCTGCGCCATTTCAACCAAAATCTGCCGCACGATACACGCATTATTCCCATTACCCTGCCTGTCGGCGACGGTTTGACATTGCTACTAAAAAAATAA
- a CDS encoding malate dehydrogenase encodes MTLKPPVRIAVTGAAGQIAYATLFRIAGGIMLGRDQPVILQLLDLPQAQQALRGVIMEMQDCAFPLLADIFATDDPEVAFKDADIALLIGARPRTQGMERADLLHANGEIFKVQGAALNKVANRNVKVLVVGNPANTNAYIAMKSAPDIPPENFTALMRLDHHRAVSQIAEKINRPITSIEQMCVWGNHSPTMYADYRYATSNGESVQDMITEPDWNTEVFMPKIAGRGAAIIAARGSSSAASAANAAIYHLRDWLLGSSGKWITMGVPSDGSYGIPEGLIFGFPVICDEGSYRIVRGLDLSDEFSQKRITATLAELEEERSAIQDLL; translated from the coding sequence ATGACCCTCAAGCCACCCGTCCGAATCGCCGTTACCGGCGCGGCAGGCCAAATCGCCTACGCCACCCTCTTCCGTATCGCCGGCGGCATCATGCTCGGACGCGACCAACCCGTTATCCTGCAGTTGCTCGACCTGCCGCAGGCACAACAGGCATTGCGCGGCGTGATTATGGAAATGCAGGATTGCGCCTTCCCGCTCCTTGCCGACATCTTCGCCACAGACGACCCCGAAGTCGCCTTCAAAGATGCCGACATTGCCCTCTTGATTGGTGCGCGCCCGCGTACACAAGGCATGGAGCGCGCCGACTTGCTGCACGCCAATGGCGAAATTTTCAAAGTACAAGGCGCAGCGTTGAACAAAGTTGCCAATCGCAACGTTAAAGTCCTCGTCGTCGGCAATCCGGCCAATACCAACGCCTACATCGCCATGAAATCCGCACCCGATATACCGCCGGAAAATTTCACTGCCCTGATGCGACTCGACCACCACCGCGCCGTCAGCCAAATTGCCGAAAAAATCAACCGCCCGATTACTTCCATCGAGCAAATGTGCGTTTGGGGCAACCACAGCCCGACCATGTACGCCGACTACCGCTACGCCACCAGCAACGGCGAGTCCGTCCAAGACATGATTACCGAACCCGATTGGAACACCGAGGTCTTCATGCCGAAAATCGCCGGACGCGGTGCTGCAATTATCGCTGCTCGCGGTTCATCATCTGCGGCCTCCGCCGCCAATGCCGCCATCTATCACCTGCGCGACTGGTTGCTCGGCAGCAGTGGCAAATGGATAACCATGGGCGTTCCATCCGATGGGTCTTACGGCATTCCTGAAGGTTTGATTTTTGGCTTCCCCGTCATTTGTGACGAAGGCAGCTACCGCATCGTCCGGGGCTTGGATTTGTCGGATGAATTCAGCCAAAAACGTATTACCGCCACACTGGCCGAATTGGAAGAAGAACGTTCAGCCATCCAAGATCTACTCTAA
- the rpoD gene encoding RNA polymerase sigma factor RpoD → MSKNQNYEEYQDQDDNRPLSIEEQRARLRQLIIMGKERGYITYSEINDALPDDMSDAEQIDNIVSMISGLGIQVTEQAPDAEDILLSDNAAAMTDDDAVEEAEAALSSADSEFGRTTDPVRMYMREMGQVDLLTREDEIIIAKKIENALKNMVQAISACPGSIAEILALIEQVRNDEIRVDEVVEAIIDPNEVLLNELGLGHLENAKPDNEEGETDSDDEDGDDEDEDGSGSDSEAISAAHLAELKQKVLEHFAFIESEYGKMIKQLEKHGSQHANYLKHRDAIANKLLEVRFATRQIENLSSNLRSRVENIRKLEREIRDICIDRVRMERDYFIKNFLPAITDLKWVEEEVAKGRVWANALDRFRHAILEKQTELANMEAETRISIEELKEINKNMVLSEKETSAAKQEMIQANLRLVISIAKKYTNRGLQFLDLIQEGNIGLMKAVDKFEYRRGYKFSTYATWWIRQAITRSIADQARTIRIPVHMIETINKMNRISRQYLQETGEEPDSAKLAELMEMPEDKIRKIMKIAKEPISMETPIGDDDDSHLGDFIEDANNVAPAEAAMYTSLHEVTKEILESLTPREAKVLRMRFGIDMNTDHTLEEVGKQFDVTRERIRQIEAKALRKLRHPTRSDRLRSFLDSEENKS, encoded by the coding sequence ATGTCTAAAAATCAAAACTACGAAGAATACCAAGACCAAGACGACAACCGTCCATTGAGTATCGAAGAGCAGCGCGCGCGTCTGCGCCAACTCATTATCATGGGTAAAGAACGCGGCTACATCACTTATTCCGAAATTAACGACGCCCTGCCCGACGATATGTCCGATGCCGAGCAAATCGACAACATCGTCAGCATGATTTCCGGCTTGGGTATCCAAGTAACCGAGCAAGCCCCCGATGCTGAAGACATCCTCTTGAGCGACAACGCCGCCGCCATGACCGACGACGATGCCGTTGAAGAAGCCGAAGCAGCACTCTCTAGCGCAGATTCAGAATTCGGCCGTACAACCGACCCTGTGCGTATGTATATGCGTGAAATGGGGCAAGTCGATCTGTTGACGCGCGAAGACGAAATCATCATCGCCAAAAAAATCGAAAATGCACTGAAAAACATGGTACAGGCAATCTCCGCCTGCCCTGGTTCGATTGCCGAAATTCTGGCGTTGATTGAGCAAGTCCGCAACGACGAAATCCGTGTGGATGAAGTCGTTGAAGCCATCATCGACCCTAACGAAGTCTTATTGAACGAATTGGGCTTGGGTCATTTGGAAAATGCCAAACCAGATAACGAAGAAGGCGAAACCGATAGCGATGATGAAGATGGCGACGATGAAGATGAAGACGGTTCAGGTAGCGACTCTGAAGCCATATCAGCCGCCCATTTGGCCGAACTGAAACAAAAAGTTTTGGAACACTTCGCCTTTATCGAGAGCGAATACGGCAAAATGATCAAGCAGTTGGAAAAACACGGCAGCCAACATGCCAACTACCTGAAACACCGCGATGCCATTGCCAACAAACTGTTGGAAGTCCGTTTTGCCACACGTCAAATCGAAAACCTGAGCAGCAACCTGCGCAGCCGCGTTGAAAACATCCGCAAACTCGAACGTGAAATCCGCGACATCTGTATCGACCGCGTCCGCATGGAACGCGACTACTTCATCAAAAACTTCCTGCCCGCCATTACTGATTTGAAATGGGTAGAAGAAGAAGTAGCCAAAGGCCGTGTATGGGCAAATGCGTTGGATCGTTTCCGCCACGCCATCCTCGAAAAACAAACCGAGCTGGCAAATATGGAAGCCGAAACCCGCATTTCCATCGAAGAGTTGAAAGAAATCAACAAAAACATGGTGTTGAGCGAAAAAGAAACCTCAGCAGCCAAACAGGAAATGATTCAGGCCAACTTGCGTTTGGTTATTTCCATTGCCAAAAAATACACCAACCGCGGCTTGCAGTTCCTTGATTTGATTCAAGAAGGCAATATCGGCCTGATGAAAGCGGTGGACAAATTCGAATACCGCCGCGGCTACAAGTTCTCAACTTACGCCACATGGTGGATTCGTCAAGCAATTACCCGTTCCATTGCCGACCAAGCACGTACCATCCGTATTCCGGTTCACATGATTGAAACCATCAACAAAATGAACCGTATCTCGCGCCAATACCTGCAAGAAACCGGTGAAGAGCCTGATTCTGCCAAACTGGCCGAGCTGATGGAAATGCCGGAAGACAAAATCCGCAAAATCATGAAAATCGCCAAAGAGCCGATTTCCATGGAAACACCGATTGGCGATGACGATGATTCGCACTTGGGCGACTTCATCGAGGATGCCAACAACGTTGCGCCGGCAGAAGCTGCGATGTACACCAGCCTGCACGAAGTAACCAAAGAAATCCTCGAGAGCCTGACACCGCGCGAAGCCAAAGTTTTGCGTATGCGTTTCGGTATCGATATGAATACCGACCACACTTTGGAAGAAGTCGGCAAACAATTTGACGTAACCCGTGAACGTATCCGTCAAATCGAAGCCAAAGCCCTGCGCAAGCTGCGCCACCCAACTCGCAGCGACCGCCTCCGCAGCTTCCTCGACAGCGAAGAAAACAAATCGTAA
- the dnaG gene encoding DNA primase translates to MIPSDFIDELLSKVDIVDIIDEQVPLKKGGANYMACCPFHKEKTPSFSVSPTKQFYHCFSCGAHGSAIGFVMEHQGLSFPEAVQFLADRVGMTVPKVRGQKDNPEIRAERKKKQQTLEETTAAAADFYAQQLKFNPAAKAYLDKRGLSAEVIAHYGLGYAPDGWQPLAQVFQPYPNTALVDTGMVIDNEGKHYDRFRHRIMFPIRNPRGQVIGFGGRVLDDSKPKYLNSPDTPLFDKGKNLYGLYEGRAAVKEAGRILVVEGYMDVVALAQFGVGYGVAALGTATTAEHVKILMRQADSIYFCFDGDSAGRKAAWRALENALPQLKDDKSLHFLFLPEEHDPDSYIRAYSKTQFEDALLNQSKPLSEYFWEHLSDGLNLNTQEGKAELVKTSSPLLAQITAPALGYLLKQKLSELVGIDPDNLAQLLGQEAPKRHVKQKSYKLPPISVKQPTMLTLVQRQIRSLLINPAWASYIDLPDYLALSGDFACLANLAETIKHHDTTPATAQVLEYMRGSPYEETVNQIFLSTLHSEEMEGDNEEDCESFQIGMKKLLNELKYSQIETLKQKSIQTGLTENEKRLLLSLLTAKQN, encoded by the coding sequence ATGATTCCATCTGATTTCATTGACGAGCTTTTGTCCAAAGTCGATATTGTCGATATTATCGACGAGCAGGTTCCGCTGAAGAAAGGCGGGGCGAACTATATGGCCTGCTGTCCGTTTCACAAGGAAAAGACACCGTCGTTTTCGGTCAGCCCGACCAAGCAGTTTTACCATTGCTTCAGTTGCGGGGCGCATGGTTCGGCAATTGGTTTTGTGATGGAACATCAGGGACTGTCGTTTCCGGAGGCGGTACAGTTTCTTGCCGACCGTGTGGGCATGACGGTGCCTAAAGTTCGCGGGCAGAAAGACAACCCCGAAATCCGTGCCGAACGTAAGAAAAAACAGCAGACTTTGGAAGAAACAACGGCTGCGGCAGCGGATTTTTATGCGCAACAGTTGAAATTCAATCCGGCAGCGAAGGCTTATTTAGACAAACGCGGCTTGAGTGCGGAAGTCATCGCGCATTATGGTTTAGGCTATGCGCCTGACGGTTGGCAGCCTTTGGCGCAAGTGTTCCAACCCTATCCTAATACTGCGTTGGTGGATACGGGCATGGTCATTGATAACGAAGGCAAACATTACGACCGCTTTCGCCATCGGATTATGTTCCCTATCCGTAATCCTCGCGGTCAGGTTATCGGCTTTGGCGGCCGCGTATTGGACGATTCGAAACCCAAATACCTGAACTCGCCGGATACTCCTTTGTTTGACAAAGGGAAAAACCTTTACGGACTATATGAAGGGCGTGCTGCCGTAAAAGAGGCCGGACGGATTTTGGTGGTCGAAGGCTACATGGACGTGGTCGCATTGGCTCAGTTCGGCGTCGGCTACGGCGTAGCGGCTTTAGGTACGGCAACCACGGCGGAACACGTCAAAATCCTGATGCGTCAGGCAGACAGTATTTATTTTTGTTTTGATGGCGACAGCGCGGGACGTAAAGCGGCTTGGCGCGCGCTGGAAAATGCGTTACCGCAATTAAAAGACGATAAATCGCTGCATTTTCTATTCCTACCCGAAGAACACGACCCGGACAGCTACATCCGCGCCTATAGCAAGACGCAATTTGAAGATGCCTTGTTAAACCAAAGCAAGCCCCTATCGGAATACTTTTGGGAACATCTTTCAGACGGCCTCAACCTCAATACGCAAGAAGGCAAAGCAGAATTGGTCAAAACCAGTTCTCCGCTTTTGGCTCAGATTACCGCGCCGGCATTGGGCTATCTTCTGAAACAAAAACTCAGCGAGCTGGTGGGCATTGACCCGGACAACCTTGCCCAGTTACTCGGACAAGAAGCGCCAAAGCGGCACGTCAAACAAAAAAGTTACAAACTGCCGCCTATTTCTGTCAAACAACCAACCATGCTGACACTGGTTCAAAGACAGATACGCAGCCTCTTGATAAATCCGGCTTGGGCTTCATATATAGACCTGCCCGATTATCTGGCTTTAAGCGGCGACTTTGCCTGCCTTGCCAATTTGGCCGAAACCATCAAGCATCATGATACGACTCCTGCAACTGCACAAGTGCTTGAATATATGCGCGGTTCGCCCTATGAGGAAACCGTCAATCAAATCTTTTTATCGACCCTTCACTCTGAAGAAATGGAAGGGGATAACGAAGAAGATTGCGAAAGTTTCCAAATCGGCATGAAAAAGTTGTTAAATGAATTAAAATACAGTCAAATCGAAACTTTAAAGCAAAAAAGTATTCAAACCGGTTTGACCGAAAATGAAAAAAGACTATTGCTGTCGCTTTTGACGGCAAAGCAAAACTAA
- a CDS encoding PhoH family protein, translating into MTHTVHLQFEEIDNTVLQRLCGALDSNLEALGKALDIQISRRFEHFTFMGELAHAGRRALLSLAEAAEKGDLDDNAISLAAVEAKTADEKHEEKHHDQQYYFRTKRGSIGGRTPRQNGYIRALLNHDVVFGLGPAGTGKTYLAVAAAVDAMEKHQIERIVLVRPAVEAGEKLGFLPGDLAQKVDPYLRPLYDALYDLMGFDRVTKLMEKGLIEIAPLAYMRGRTLNGAYVILDEAQNTTPEQMKMFLTRIGFGAKAVITGDISQIDLPRNIKSGLKDAREKLRDVEGLYFHTFTSEDVVRHPLVQKIVEAYEAAEEQAEKKNGE; encoded by the coding sequence TTAGGCAAAGCCCTTGATATCCAAATCAGCCGCCGCTTCGAGCATTTCACCTTCATGGGCGAACTGGCACACGCCGGCCGTCGTGCCTTGCTGTCGCTTGCCGAAGCCGCAGAAAAAGGCGACTTGGACGACAACGCCATCAGCCTCGCGGCCGTTGAAGCAAAAACCGCAGATGAAAAACACGAAGAAAAACACCACGACCAACAATACTATTTCCGCACCAAACGCGGCAGCATCGGCGGCCGTACCCCGCGCCAAAACGGCTATATACGCGCCTTGCTCAACCACGATGTCGTGTTCGGCTTAGGCCCTGCCGGTACGGGTAAAACCTATCTTGCCGTTGCCGCCGCAGTCGATGCCATGGAAAAACACCAAATCGAACGCATCGTTTTGGTTCGCCCCGCAGTCGAAGCAGGCGAAAAATTAGGCTTCCTTCCGGGCGATTTGGCGCAAAAAGTCGATCCCTACCTGCGACCACTTTACGATGCACTGTATGATTTAATGGGCTTCGACCGCGTAACCAAATTGATGGAAAAAGGTTTGATTGAAATTGCGCCGCTGGCCTATATGCGCGGCCGCACCTTAAATGGCGCGTATGTCATTTTGGACGAAGCACAAAACACCACGCCCGAACAAATGAAAATGTTCCTGACCCGTATCGGCTTCGGTGCCAAAGCAGTCATTACCGGCGACATCAGCCAAATCGACCTGCCGCGCAACATCAAATCCGGCTTGAAAGATGCACGCGAAAAACTGCGCGATGTAGAAGGCCTGTATTTCCACACCTTCACCAGCGAAGACGTCGTCCGCCATCCTTTGGTGCAGAAAATCGTCGAAGCCTATGAAGCAGCAGAAGAACAAGCTGAAAAGAAAAACGGCGAATAA
- a CDS encoding DUF3460 family protein, which produces MYHYKSEATQFLDKLMEDNPEMEAQRLENRHLLWDVTLNPTEQAEFEAAKVNKKPYTYYQD; this is translated from the coding sequence ATGTACCACTACAAATCCGAAGCTACCCAATTCCTCGACAAACTCATGGAAGACAATCCCGAAATGGAAGCGCAACGCCTCGAAAACCGCCATTTGCTGTGGGATGTTACCCTCAATCCGACTGAACAGGCTGAATTTGAAGCGGCCAAAGTCAACAAAAAACCCTATACCTACTACCAAGACTAA